The segment CCCCGGCAGGTCAGGAACCCGCCCGCTCACGCATCGCTCACGCAAGAAGCCTCCTGACGCAGTTGTGCCCCGGCCAGTGAAAGTGGCCGGGGCACAAACATGCTGGTCAAAGCCATACCGAAGACAAAGACCCCGTAGGCCGTGTGGGACTCGAACCCACAACCAATGGATTAAAAGTCCACTGCTCTGCCAATTGAGCTAACGGCCCGCACACCGCAGCATAGCCGGACCTCGGCACCGGCTCCGAGCGCATTGACGATCAGGCGGCGTGGCAGGGGCGTGGCAGGATCGGCGGCATGGTGGAGGATCAGCGGCCGGTGGCTCTGGTGACGGGGTCGACGTCGGGTATCGGGGAGGCCGTGGCGCGCCGGATGGCGGCGGAGGGGATGCGGGTGGTGGTGCACTCGCGGCGGAGCCGGGAGGCGGGGGAAGGGTTGGCGGCCGAGCTGGGCGGGAGTTACGGGCAGGCGGATCTGGGGGACGAGGCGCAGGCGCGGGGGCTGGTGGAGGAGGCCGTGGAGCGGTACGGGCGGCTGGATGTGCTGGTGAACAACGCGGGGATCAGCTGGCCGATCCCGCACGGGGATCTGGCGGCGGCGACGGCCGAGGACTGGCGGCGGCTGCTGGAGGTGAACCTGATCGCGCCGTGGGTGCTGTGCACGGCGGCGCTGCCCGCGCTGAGGGTGGCGCCCGGGGGCGGGAGCATTGTGAACATCACCAGCCACGCGGGCGTACGGCCGAAGGGGTCATCGATTCCGTACGCGGCGAGCAAGGCGGCGCTGAATCACGTCACGAAGCTGCTGGCCGCCGCGCTGGGCCCGGAGGTGCGGGTGAACGCGATCGCGCCGGGGCTGGTGGACACGCCGATGACGAAGGACTGGGCCGACGCCCACGAGCTGTGGCGGGAGCGGTCGCCGATGCGGCGGCCGGCGCAGCCCGTGGACGTGGCCGATCTGGTGGCGTCGGTGGTGGCGCACGGGTATCTGACGGGCGAGGTCATCCTCCTCGACGGCGGGCTCAATCTCCGGTAGCGGTAGTGGCGGCGACAGGGGTGGCCGCCACCCGGTCGCCCTGCATGAACCACGTACGGGCGCTGACGAACCACCACACCGCCGCGAAGCCCAGCACCACGGCCACGGCGACCGGGGCGTAGTTGAAGGTGCCGACCTTGACGGGGCTGACCTGGGGCAGCATGAACAGGACGGTGATCAGGGCGACCCAGATCACCGCGAGGACGCCGATGGGGCGGGACCAGCGGCCGAGGTGCCAGGGGCCGCGTTCGAAGGCGTCGCCCTTGAACAGGCGCAGGAGGGTGGGGATGACGTAGGCGATGTAGAGGCCGATGACGGCGATGGAGGTGACGGCGGCGTACGCGGCGTAGTTGATCAGGTAGGGCAGACCCAGGGCGAGGGCGCCGAGTGCGGCGAGCCAGACGGCGTTGGTGGGGGTCTTGGTACGGGGGTTGATGTGCCGCCAGAAGCGGGAGAAGGGGAGCGCGCCGTCCCGTGAGAAGGCGTAGATCATGCGGGAGTTGGCGGTGACGGAGGCCATGCCGCAGAAGAGCTGGGCGCCGATGACGACCAGCAGCAGGAGCTTGCCGGCGGTCGCGCCGAGGCCGTCGATGAGGATCTGGGCCGGGGGGACTCCGGTGGTGGACTTCAGGGTGGCGTCGTAGTCCTGGATCGCGTAGGTGAAGCCGAGCAGGAGGACGAAGCCGGCTATCCAGGAGATCCAGATGGAGCGGACGATGCCGCGCGGGCCGGCGGTGGCGGCGTCGTGGGTCTCCTCGGTCATGTGGGCGGAGGCGTCGTAGCCGGTGAAGGTGTACTGGGCCATGAGCAGGCCGATGAGCACGACGTAGAAGCCGCTGCCCCACCCGGTGTTGTTGACGAAGTGGGTGAAGACGAAGGACGTCGACCGGTGCTGGTCCGGCACGAAGGTCAGCGCGCCGACGATCAGCGCCACGCCGACCACGTGCCACCACACGCTGATGTCGTTGAGCACGGCCACGATCCGCACCCCGAAGGTGTTGAGCGCCCCGTGCAGGAGCAGGATCGCCGCGAACAGGACGATCGTGTGGCCGGGGGTCGTACGGAAGCCGAACTGCAGGTCCAGGTAGGCGTTGAGGAAGCTCGCCGCGCCGAAGTCGATGCCCGCGGTGACGGCCACCTGCCCCAGGACGTTGAACCAGCCCGCGAACCAGGCCCAGGCCGCCGCGCTTCCCGGGGGCGCGAGCCGGTGCGCCCAGTAGTAGAGACCGGCGGAGGTCGGGTACGCGGAGCAGATCTCGGCCATCGAGAGCCCGACGACCAGGGTCATCAGGCCGACGCCGACCCAGCCCCACGTGATGACGGCGGGGCCGCCGGTGTTCATGCCGATTCACTGCCCAACAGAACTGTCGGAGCTCTTGCTCGTTGAGCCGTCCGAGTGGATGCGGACGAGAGGCGCGAAGTGCAGCGAGCAGATCATGGTGGGCCGGACGGCTGGTACCTCGACTTCTACGACTTCAGGCATGAGCTGGAGTCCGTTGAGGACCTATTGCCTGGTGTGGGGGACGTGCATGAGCGGGCACGAAGGAACGGAGCCCGGCAAGGCACTCCGGTCTTCCTGGACCCGACCGGGCGGGCTGATGTCCTGGTGAACGCGTTCTGGCGGGCGCCAGGCGTGAGGGGTCTGGCGGTTGGTACGCAGTGTCGGTACGCGCGGTCCCTCAAGGTGTGGCTGGACTTCTTGCACGTCGTCGGTTCGTCCTGGCGTCTGGCCGGGCGGTCTGAGCTGGCCGCGTTCAAGGAGTGGCGGCTGTCTGCTGAGCTCAACCCCGGGAGCATCGCGCCGAACAGCTTCTGCGCGGACCGGTCCGCGATCCGGCGGTTCTACAGCTGGGCGGGCGAGCAGGCGGGGGTGGAGAATCCCGTCCGTGTCCGGGTGATCAACGAGACCTTCTACGGCGTGGAGAGGACCGTCGTCGAGGGGACCCCGGCGGGGGTCCGCCGGGCGGACGTGAAGTGGCTGACTCCGGAGGCGTTCCGGCTCTGGCGCAACGTCGGCCTGCGAGGATTCACTGCGGAGGGGTTGCCGTCGGAGCGCTGGCAGGGTCTCACCGAGGACCGGGACGTCGCGTTCGCCGAGGGGCTTTTCGGCACCGGGATGCGGACGGGCGAGTGGTCCAGCCAGCTGATCGTCGAGCTGCCCGACTCGCTCGACCAAGGCCTGTTCAGAGGCCGGGTATCGGCCGCTTGCGCGAAGCGCTCGGTGGGTCGGCCGTTCTGGATGCGCCGACGCGTCGCTCAACAGGTCCGCTTCTACCTTGATGAGGGAAGCCGGCCGGCGGCGGTCGCCCGTGCCCAGTGCGCCGGGCGCTACGAAGCCCTCCGGGATCGCTGGATCTTGCGCGATGTCCGCCCCGACCGCGTGCTGCAGGTCGTGGACGAGGACGGGCTCCTGCGGGATGTCCGGCTGGACGCCTTGTCCCCCGAGATCCGCATGCGCCTGTTCCGGGAGGGGCCCGGCGGGCTGGAGCCGGTGTGGTTGTGGTTGAACCATGACGGGACGCCGCGGCCGAAGCAGGCGTGGAACAAGACCTTCGACCGTGCGAACCAACGGGTCGCCAAGGCCCTGGCCGGTGCGAGAGGCAGCGGGATGCCGGTCCGGTTGTGGTGTCGCCCGCACATGCTGCGGCACGGCTTTGCCTTGCGCTGGTTCTGCATCGCGACGTTCGTCGCCTGGCAGCGGACGGGCATGCTGACCGAGCGGGAACAGCGCGACTTCCGCAACCAGCTCGGTGACGTCTGGTTCCTGCTGGCCACGTTGCTGGGCCACCGAAGCGTCGAGACGACCCGCGAGATCTACCTGGAGCCGTTCCAGGCCCTGCAGGTCGACCAACTCGTCGCGCTGATGGATGCCGACGACCGCTCAGCCCTGGAACGGCTCGTGGAGACCATCGGTCTCGGGGAGCCGCGCGTGCTGACCGCGGCCCCGGCATGAGCACGGGCCGCCGAGCGGCCATGCCGTCGCCCGGCTGGCGGCCGCCTGACCGGCGAGACGGACTGAAGGTGACCTTCGTCAGCGAGGACGGCAGCCAGCGCAAGGTCTACGACTTCGCCACACTGCCCGGCTCGCACCAGGTCAGCGAGGGCCTGGCGGTGGCATTCGAGGCGGTGACCGGGCCGCTGGGCACGTGGAGAAGGCTGGGGGCGGCGGCGAATCTCTGGCAGAGCGCCCGCCAGGCCGCCAAGTGGATCGACGAAAGCCGGCCTGGGCTGTCGGGGCTGGCCGAACTCACGGCTGCGGACGCGCGGATGCTGGCCCTGTCGTTCCAGGTTCCCAGCGGGGCGGGACTGATCCCATCATTGCGGGCGTTGCTGCTGGCGAGTCCTGCGGTGTCGCCTGAAGCGAAGCAGGCCCTGGCCCGGGTGCGGGTTCCTGGAAGGCCGACCGTCCGCCAGCCCTACACCGACGCCGAACTTCAGGTGATCAGCACCGTCGCCCGGGGCATCGTCCGGCGGGCCCGAAGCAGGCTGCGCGCGAACTGGACCCTGCTGGCCGACTACCGAGCCGGAATGCTCGATGCGCTGGACGCAAAAGATCCCCTCCACGTTCGGGCGGAGTTCCTGGACGGCCTCGACCGCGGCTCCCGGTCGGCTCAGCGGGTGGGCAGGGCCGCGAACGGCCGCCCAGTCCCCAGCCAGCTGCACCTCAGCGCCCGCGAGGCGTGGGCCTTCGGTGTCCTGCTCGCCGGTCTGACCAGCCTGAACCTGTCCACTCTCGCCGACCTCCCGGCCCTGCATCTGCACGCCACCGCTCCCGGAGAGCCGGGCATCGCTCTGGTCCAGGCCAGCAAGCCCCGCCGGGGTTTGCGGTCGGAAATGACCCTGTCGCTGGCGGCGCTGAATTCCGATCTCCAGCCGAGCAAGGACGACAAACGTCCGGCCAGGGTGCTGAACACGTCCCTGACCACTGCTTTCGGCGTCTTCTCGCTGCTGATCGAGCTCACCGAGCCCGCCCGTCGGCTGATCGGCACCGATCGGGCGTTCGTCTACTACAGCGCCAGTGCGGGAGAGCCAGGGCTCCTCAGGGTCGGTCTTCCCAAGAGCGCTGACAGAGAGATGAAGGAGGTCTGGCTGCGCGAGTGGATGACGGGTGACGAGAGCCATGACGAGCTCCTGGCCACCATCAGCTTCGACCGGCTCCGCAAGTCACACCTTCAGCGCAACCGGAAACCCGTCGCCCACACGCCGGACACCCTGACGCGCTACCTGCGCAGGATGCGCAAGGTCACCGACGAAGGGTTTCAGATCGTCAGGGAAGCACTCGACGCGCAAGTCGAAGCGGCCCTCACGAGACGCCGCATGACTGTTTCCCACAATGACGAGACGGAGACAGGCCTCCCCGTTCAGGACACCGTCCTCGGCGCCTGCAACGACATCGAGCACCCGCCCCACGACGCCGGAAGGCGCTGCGGGCTGAGTTTCTGGGACTGCCTGGACTGCGAAAATGCCCGTGCCTTCCCCCGCCACCTCTCAGTACAGCTGCTCGCGCTCGACGAGCTGGACAGACGCCGGGAGGCCATCGGCACCGACCGGTGGATCAGCGAGTTCGCCGGCCGCAGGGCCCAGCTGGAGGACATCGTCAGCGAGTACGAGTCCGCCCAGCGCGAGCTCGCGCGGCGCCAGACCACCGACATCCATCGCCGGGTCGTCGGCCTGCTCTTCTCCGGAGATCTCGATCCGCTATGACCAGTCCCGCTTCGCTCACCTGTCACATCGCAGGCCTCGAGGTGACGCCGCAGACGCCGGTGTTGATCCGCAGAAGACTCTACGTCGCCGTCCCGCACCATCAGATGCCCCGGTTCGGCGACCGCCGCTGGGAGCTCAGAGCCGCGATGCCCGACCGGCACACCGCCAGCCAGGCCATCCTCTGGGACACCTACCCAGTCGCCTTCGTGAACACCTGCAAGCTCTACCTCTTCGCCCTCGTGAACGTCGTCGACGACGCCCCGCGGCTGCCCTATGCGCGGGGCGATGTGCCGTCGATCAAGACCATCCAAAGCGACCAACCGGGCCTGCGAGCCTTCCTGTCCTGGCTGGACCGGCGCGGCGTCCGCCGGCTCTGCGACATCACCGCCACGGACCTCGACGCCTATTACCGGCACGTCAGCGATCAGACCGCCACCAGTGACTGGAAACGCCGCCGGTTTGTCGTCGTCCAACGGCTGCACGCCTACCGCGAAGTCCTCCCGGAGGAATGCCGCCTACCCGTCGGCCCGCTCTGGGGTGGGGCAACCGCTGCCGAGCTGGCCGAGTTCAAGGGCCCCTGGGGCAGTGAGAACCGCACCCCACGCATCCACCCCGACGTGATGGAGCCACTGCTGTCCGCGGCCTTGCTGACCACCGAGACGATCGCTGCCGACCTGCTGCCGACCGCGCAAAACCTGATCGCGATGCGGGTCCTCGCCCATGACGTCGCTCCCGAGATCCGCCGTCAAGGCACGCGGCACGTCTTGGCCGACGAGGTCAACAGACAGCAGTTGGACTGCCTGCTCACGGCCTTCGCCGAGCAAGGCCACGCCCTGCCAGGCATGCGAGTTGGCGGGCGGAAGACCGTCGATGTCGACGGACTGTCCGTCGGAGGCTGGCTGAATCGAAGCCGACTGCGAAAATACCCGTCACTCCTTCGGAAAATCGACTCCAGCCGCCTGCCGATCACCACCGACCTCCTGCGCGTCACCCGCTTCTCGACGATCGGTCGGGCTCCCTGGCGTGACCACGAAATCGACGCGACCGAGCTGGTCGAGTTGATCCGGCACGTCGCCACCGCTTGCTTCCTGGTCATCGACTACCTCTCCGGCATCCGCACCGGCGAGGCCCTCAATCTGCGGCGAGGCTGCATCAGCCGCGATGACAAGCTGGGACTGACGTTCATGTCGGGGATGCAGTTGAAGGCGGGCGAAGATCGCAGAGAGCGTTCGCCGGACACGATCCCCTGGGTGGTCACCGAGCCCACAGCCCGGGCCGTCGCGGTCCTCGAAGCCCTGTCGCCCGGGCAACTGCTGTTCCCGCCAGGAGGCTTCCGGCACTCCCAGCAGTGGTTCTCCAAGGAACCGACCCGCACGCGCACTCCGGGAAGCATCAGCCACGACATCAGCGACTTCATCACCTGGTTCAACACGTCCATTGCTCCCCTTGTCGGTCACCCGGTGATCGGCGAAGATCCGAACGGCAAGATCACGGCTCCGCGCTTGCGCCGCACGCTGGCCTGGCACATCGTCCGCAGGCCCGGCGGCATCATCGCCGGCGCCACCCAATACGGACATCTCCGTACTCAGATCATGCAGGGATACGCGGGGCATGCCGACGCCGGCTTCCTCGACGAGATCACCTTCGAGGAATTCCTCCTGCGAGCCGAGACGATCCACGACGACCATCAGCGGCTCCTCCAGGGCGAGCACGTCTCCGGTCCTGCCGCAGGCACCTACCGGGCCCGCGTCGCCGCCGGCTCATGCTTCGCCGGGCTGACGGTGACGACCACCACGCAGGTCAACAACGCGCTCGCCAACCCTGATCTGCAGATTCACCACGGCGCGCTGGTCACCTGCGTCTATCGCCGTGAGACCGCCGCCTGCAATGACACCCGCGACGCCAGCGGCACCGGCCCGTTCTGGCCCCGCTGCCGACTGAGCTGCCGCAACATCGCACGGACCGACCAGGACATCGTCGAGCTGAAACGCCACGCGCGGCGACTCAGTCAGGACCTCGACAGTCCCGGCATCCCGGATCCGCTGCGACACCGCGTCAAAGAGCACCTTGAAGACCACGAGCGAGCCATCGCCGAACACGAGGCGACACTCTCGCCCGCTGAGCCGACTCCCAGGAGGCAGCAGTGATCCACCCGGACCCCCGTCTGGAACAGGTCGCCAGGGAACGGCGCTTGATCGGCGAAGCCGCCGCGCGACTCCTGGCTGGCACCCCCCAACGCAGCGAGGGCAAACTCACCGTCGCGAGTCTCGCCATCGAATCCGGGGTCCCGCGCCATAGGCTCTATGAGCACCATGCCGAATCGCTCTCACAGTTCAAAGCCAGTGCCGGGGGTGGTCCGCTCACCCCGAACCAGCAGGCTCTGCAACAGCGACTCGAGGACGCTCAAGCCCGCGTCGCCAGCCTGGAAGCGGACAACAAGCTGCTACAACGCAGGATCTCCTCGCTGTCGGCAATCATCGCTGAGCTCTCCCACGAAGCACACGGCGAGAACGTCGTCGTGCTGCCACGGCGGCGCCGGAGTCCCACAAACAACGTCCCATAAGTGATCTCTTCACCGACGGCCCGCCGACCAGTAGGTCGGCGGGCCCCACTGTGACAGGGATGCCTCAGCCGGACAGGCCGACCGTCATGGCCGGCGAGCTTGCACCACGAGAAATGGTGGGAGTCCCGCCCGCTGCGGCTGTTGCGAAGCCACCGCCGTGCTCGGGGCGGGCTCTTTCACGGCCTCGATCAGAAACCCGTGTCCGACCAGGCCATCGACATAGGTGGACAGCATTCGGTGCTGATTCCCAACCCGACGGGCCCCTCGGGGTTGGACGAGCGCCAGAATCCCTCAGCGAGATAGTCGCCCACCACGCGCCGGGCGCCCCCGTCGCCGCCTTCGATCCACGTCGCATGGGGTGCTTCAAAACATGGGTGCGGCACTGAGAACACCAAGCTCCCGCCCCTTACCAGCACACGATCCACCGCACTCAGGGTGGCTGCCAGGTCAGGCACGTTGTTCATTGACAGCCCAGCGGTCACCCAGTCAACGGAGTCGCTGTCGACAGTGGCGAGGACACAACCGTCGTCCACCGCATACCTTGCTCCGGTCGGGGTGACATCTTCGGCGGCCCAGGCGTTATCGATCATCCGGGGCGCCGGATCGATTCCAAGGACGGAAGCACCGCGCGCGGCCAAAGCGCGCGTCAAGATCCCCTCCCCGCATCCAAGGTCCACAATGTGCTGGCCACCCAGATCCTCAGGGAGACACCCCAGGAGGTGGTCTCGGGCGAAGTCGTGGAGAGCAGAGCCGGAGCGCACACGCTCGGCATACCAGTCGGCGATGGTGTTCCAGGAGTCAGTCATCGAGACCTTGACGTTAGTGGCTGGAATCCTGCCACGGCGAGAGCATTAAGGCTGCCGGAGAACATCCCGGTCGTCGCTCCCCGCCCTCCCTCTGGTCCAGCCCGCCACAGCCATCACAGCAACGCATCCGACAGTTGTCGGCTGGGCGAGAGAATGCCGAAGAGGTAGAGGGTCAGGCAGCCGGAGAGGACCGAGATGATCGTGAACGAGACCGCGAAGTTGGAGAACGCGGACATGCGGCGGGCCAGCACCTGGGTGTAGCCGAGTTGGCGGAGGCGTTCTTCGTCAGTGACGGGATTTGTCATGCCCCCAGCAATTCCCTTGCCGGGGGCGTGACATGCGTCACACAACTCAGAACATGGGCCAGAGCATCGCTCAGAAGAGGCCCTTGTAGGCCTTCCAGCCGCTGGCGATCTTCACCCGGGCCGCGAAGCCGCCCTTGCCGTTGCCGCTCTGGCGCCACAGGTAGCCGGAGGTGTCCCGGGCCACCAGATCCGCCTTGCCGTCACCCGTGATGTCCCCGACCCCGACGACGACGTTGTAGGACGCGCCCCAGCCGGAGGCGACCTTCACCCGGGACTTGAAGCCACCGGTACCCGTGCCGTTGTAGCGCCACAGCACATTGGACTTGTCCTGGGCCAGCAGATCGCCGTAGCCGTCGCCGTTCAGGTCACCGGCGCCGACGATCTTCTTGTAGGTCTTCCAGTTGGCGTACAGCTTCACCCGCGCCGACAGCTTTCCCGCGCTCGTCGCCTTGTACAGATACACCGTGCCCGTCGAGGAGTTGCGGACGATCAGATCCGCCCGCCGGTCGCCCGTCACATCCCCCGGCGAGGTCAGCACGTCGTACTGGTTCCAGCCTGTCCCCAGCGAGGTGTACGCCGTCGAGGTCGTCAGGGCCTTGCCGCAGCCCGGCTTGTACGCGCGCAGGCTCCCGTTGGCGAGCCGCACCAGCACGTCGTTGCAGCGGTCGCCGCTGAGGTCCCCGAAGGGCACGGCCTTCACCGAGGTCGGCCAGCCCGGCCCCGACACCATGCCGCTGAACTTTCCGGCGGCGGTGCCGGTGCCCTTCTGGAAGGCCAGGGCGCCCGACGAGCTCAGGGTCAGCAGGTCGCCGAAGCCGTCCGAGCCGACCTGGTCGCGGCGGACGGCGGCGGCGCCGGTGAGGGCCACGGTGCCGGACCTGGTGAGCGCGGCGCCCTGGCCGTCGGCCGGGGCGGCGGTGAGGGTCCAGGTGTACGAGCCGTTGGGGAGCAGCGTCAGGGCGTCGTCCCTGCCGTCCCAGGCGAGCCGGACGGTGCTGCGGGCCTCGCCGCCGGTCCAGGTCCTCACCGTGGCGCCGGTCGCGGTGTTCCTGAGGGTCACGGTCCAGGAGGCGGCGGGCTTGGACAGCCACCACTGGGCGTTCCAGCCGGCGGTGCCGCCGGCCGAGGCGAAGGTGGCGGGGACGGTGGAGTCGGGCACGGAGAGGGCGGAGACGAGGTACGCGGAGGAGTGGGCCTTGACGACATGGACGACTTCGTTCGAGTCGACGTAGACCAGCTTGTTCGAGTGGGGGTCGACGGTCCAGGTGACGCCCCGGGTGTCCGTGGCCGCGGTGGCCTTGACGCCGGTGATCGGGTCCATGGAGGAGTTGCCGTCGTTCATGGCCTGGTACGGCCGGATAACACCGGCGGCCGCGTCGTAGTACGCGTAGAAGTTGTCGCCGAGGAGCAGATCGGCGCCGACGGGGGCGTAGTAGTTCTGTCCCCCGGCGATGTTGCGGACGCCCGCCTTGGCCGCGGCCCCGCAGCTCCAGTACAGGAGCGCGGTGGTGGCCCGCAGGTCGTCCGGGGTGCAGTCGTAGCCGAGGTCGAGGGTCTTCAGGGTCTTGCCGGTGCGCATGCTGATGGCGACGACCGTGCCGGGGGTGGTCGAGGGGGTCCACAAGGTGGCGTAGTCGAGCGCCGAGGCCTCGGCGGCCTGGGCGCGGACGATCGCGTTCTGGCCGATGTCCACCACGTACTGCCTCGCGCTGTCACCGGTCTCGTAGAGCACGTACTGCGGCGAGGCGCCGACGATCCGGCCGCCGGAGTTGGGGAGCGCGATGCCGGCGCTGTCGTCGGCGGTGGTCAGGACGTCCAGGCCGGTGTCCGGGTCGGCGGTGAGGAGGGCCAGACCCTCGTCGGTGCCGTCGGCGAAGCGCCCCGCGCCCGAGGTGGTGGCCACCGACGCGGCGTCCGCCCCGGCGACCGGGTCCAGGCCGAGGCCGATGTCCTTGCCCTCCAGACTCAGGGAGCCACGCAGGGAGTTGACGAAGCGCACGGTGCCCCGGTCCAGGCTCAGCGCCTGGACGGTGCCGTAGTAGAGGACCGGTGCCAGGGTGTGCAGCGGCAGGTCGGAGATGGCGCCGTTGCCGTCCACCGAGAGGTGATGGATGGCGCGCGTGCCGTCCGCGGCGACCCGGCCGACCGCGAGCATCGCCCCGTCCCCCTGCTGGAAGCCCTGCTCCACGTCGGCCAGCGCCGTCGAGCCCTGCAACGGCCCGCGCGACCCCTCGTACCAGAGCACGTTGGCGCCCACGAGGAAGGAGTGGATCTCGCTGTCCTCGGACTGCGGGGTCACCGGCGTGACCGCGGGGGTCGTGGACGTACCGGTCCGGCTCAGCACCCGGAAGCCGGTGGTGCCGTCGGCGCCCTCCCGGCTGAACCAGCTCACCCAGTTCGCCGTCATCCGGAAGCTGCTCGCCGTCCCCGTCACCGGCAGCACCCGCACCGCGCCGGTGATGCCGCTGACGACCGCGTACGCGGGCTTGCCGTCCTGCTGGTACCCGAGGATCAGGTCCGTGCCCTCCCCGGCCAGCACCTGCGGCTCGGCGCCGGCGTCGGCGCCCGCGGGAAGCTGCACCTGGACGTCGTAGACGGTGCCCGAGTCCCTCCCCCGCAGGACCCGCAGCTCGTGCGTACCGTCCTCCAGCGCGTGCGAGGCCACCACGAACCCGCCGAACGCCCGCGGGCTGTCATAGCCGCTGGGCACCGTGAGGGAGTACGCGGCGGTGCTGTCCTCCAGATACAGCCAGGTGATCCTGGCGCTGCCGTCCTCGGCGGTGCTCCAGTACCCGACCCGGTTGTACGAGTCGTACCCGCCAGCGATCGCCTCCGGGTCGACCCCGGCGAGCGCGGTCACCGTCTTCGTACCGCTGTTGTAGGTGTTCGTCCACAGATAGCCGGCGGTGCCCTCCTCCTGGTAGAGCACGCCGTTCAGGCCGCTCGCGAGGATCTTCACCCCGCGGTCGACGCTCGCGTCCGGCGACGGTATCGAGACCCCGGTGGAGTCCGCAGCGGCGGCCGGTGCGGCGGTGACCGCGCCCGCCGCGACGGCCGCACCGGCGGTCAGCGCGAGCGCGATGGCCGCGGTCGTCAGCCGGTGGCGGTTCTTCTTCATCACATTCATCACAGGTTCCCCCCCTGTTTTGTTGTGTTCTTACGTGTGGTGCGGGTGCTCCGCGTCAGCCGCTGACCTTGACCGACGTGCTGGTGGCGGAGCCGTTGGCGTAGCCGGTGAGTTTCGCCGTGACCGTGACCGTCAGCTTCTTGCCCTTGTCGGCCTTCACCGGCTTGTACGTGGACTTGGTGGCGCCCTTGATCGAGGTGCCGCCGCGCTTCCACTGGTAGCTGTAGGAGGTGGCGGCGGGGCTCCACTTGCCGGCCTTGGCCGTCAGCTTCTTCCCGACCTTCGCGGTGCCCGTGATGGAGGGCTTGGTGGTGGCGGTCAGCGCCGGTCCCGCCGCGACCTTCTTCGCGGCCGAGGTGGCGGTGGCCGTGCCGCCCTCGTTGGCGGCCGAGGCCCGGCAGGCGACCTGGTGGCCGTAGTCGGCGCCGGTCAGCCTGTGCTTCGCCGCCGTCGCGCCGACGATGGCCTTGCCGTCGCGCAGCCAGGCGTACGAGGTGGCCGAAGTCGCCCCCTTCCAGGTGACCTTGCAAGTGACGGTGGAGCCGGTGCGGACGGTGCCGGAGACGACCGGGGCAGTGGCGGCGGCCGGGACGGTGGAGGCGCTGAACAGCTGCCAGTGCTGACTGCTGCTGCCGTCCTCGACCGTCACGGCCCAGGCGGCGGTCACCCGGCCGTCGGGGGCCACGGCCACCCGGTCGCCGTAGACGGAATCGGCGGCGGCGGGGGTGATCGTCTTCGGCGCGGTCCAGGTGCCGTTGACCATGGCCGACCCGACGAGGACGCGGGGCGATTCTTCGGCGGCGGAGGCGTCCTGGGTCCAGACGGCCTGCACGGTGCCGTCGTCGTCGATCGTCGCGTCGAACTGCTCGGGCACGTACTGCGTGGAGAGCGTCCGCACGGCCGACCAGGTGCCGGTGGCGGCGGAGCGGGTCACGGTGCGGGTGCCGAAGGACGTCCGGTAGTCGACCCATACGAGGGTGATGTCACCGTTCGGGCCGATGAGCAGGTCACTCATCTCGGCGCCGCCCCCCGTGCCCACCGGCTCGATCGCTCCCCACACGCCGGTCGAGGCCGGCCGGACGGCCGACACCAGGGCCGAATCGTCGGTGGACGGGTCGGCGGCACCCCACACCAGGGTCGTGTCACCGTCGACGGCCACGCCCAGCTTCGCCCCGCCCACACGGGTGGCGGGATCCGAGACGGTGACCGGGGCGCTCCAGGCCGAGGCGCCAAGGGCCTTGGTGACCGTGACGACCCTCGACTCATCCGTTCCGGCGTCACGGTCCGCGAAGCCAT is part of the Streptomyces sp. NBC_01262 genome and harbors:
- a CDS encoding SDR family NAD(P)-dependent oxidoreductase, which gives rise to MVEDQRPVALVTGSTSGIGEAVARRMAAEGMRVVVHSRRSREAGEGLAAELGGSYGQADLGDEAQARGLVEEAVERYGRLDVLVNNAGISWPIPHGDLAAATAEDWRRLLEVNLIAPWVLCTAALPALRVAPGGGSIVNITSHAGVRPKGSSIPYAASKAALNHVTKLLAAALGPEVRVNAIAPGLVDTPMTKDWADAHELWRERSPMRRPAQPVDVADLVASVVAHGYLTGEVILLDGGLNLR
- a CDS encoding site-specific integrase → MDADERREVQRADHGGPDGWYLDFYDFRHELESVEDLLPGVGDVHERARRNGARQGTPVFLDPTGRADVLVNAFWRAPGVRGLAVGTQCRYARSLKVWLDFLHVVGSSWRLAGRSELAAFKEWRLSAELNPGSIAPNSFCADRSAIRRFYSWAGEQAGVENPVRVRVINETFYGVERTVVEGTPAGVRRADVKWLTPEAFRLWRNVGLRGFTAEGLPSERWQGLTEDRDVAFAEGLFGTGMRTGEWSSQLIVELPDSLDQGLFRGRVSAACAKRSVGRPFWMRRRVAQQVRFYLDEGSRPAAVARAQCAGRYEALRDRWILRDVRPDRVLQVVDEDGLLRDVRLDALSPEIRMRLFREGPGGLEPVWLWLNHDGTPRPKQAWNKTFDRANQRVAKALAGARGSGMPVRLWCRPHMLRHGFALRWFCIATFVAWQRTGMLTEREQRDFRNQLGDVWFLLATLLGHRSVETTREIYLEPFQALQVDQLVALMDADDRSALERLVETIGLGEPRVLTAAPA
- a CDS encoding class I SAM-dependent methyltransferase, which encodes MTDSWNTIADWYAERVRSGSALHDFARDHLLGCLPEDLGGQHIVDLGCGEGILTRALAARGASVLGIDPAPRMIDNAWAAEDVTPTGARYAVDDGCVLATVDSDSVDWVTAGLSMNNVPDLAATLSAVDRVLVRGGSLVFSVPHPCFEAPHATWIEGGDGGARRVVGDYLAEGFWRSSNPEGPVGLGISTECCPPMSMAWSDTGF
- a CDS encoding FG-GAP-like repeat-containing protein; the encoded protein is MKKNRHRLTTAAIALALTAGAAVAAGAVTAAPAAAADSTGVSIPSPDASVDRGVKILASGLNGVLYQEEGTAGYLWTNTYNSGTKTVTALAGVDPEAIAGGYDSYNRVGYWSTAEDGSARITWLYLEDSTAAYSLTVPSGYDSPRAFGGFVVASHALEDGTHELRVLRGRDSGTVYDVQVQLPAGADAGAEPQVLAGEGTDLILGYQQDGKPAYAVVSGITGAVRVLPVTGTASSFRMTANWVSWFSREGADGTTGFRVLSRTGTSTTPAVTPVTPQSEDSEIHSFLVGANVLWYEGSRGPLQGSTALADVEQGFQQGDGAMLAVGRVAADGTRAIHHLSVDGNGAISDLPLHTLAPVLYYGTVQALSLDRGTVRFVNSLRGSLSLEGKDIGLGLDPVAGADAASVATTSGAGRFADGTDEGLALLTADPDTGLDVLTTADDSAGIALPNSGGRIVGASPQYVLYETGDSARQYVVDIGQNAIVRAQAAEASALDYATLWTPSTTPGTVVAISMRTGKTLKTLDLGYDCTPDDLRATTALLYWSCGAAAKAGVRNIAGGQNYYAPVGADLLLGDNFYAYYDAAAGVIRPYQAMNDGNSSMDPITGVKATAATDTRGVTWTVDPHSNKLVYVDSNEVVHVVKAHSSAYLVSALSVPDSTVPATFASAGGTAGWNAQWWLSKPAASWTVTLRNTATGATVRTWTGGEARSTVRLAWDGRDDALTLLPNGSYTWTLTAAPADGQGAALTRSGTVALTGAAAVRRDQVGSDGFGDLLTLSSSGALAFQKGTGTAAGKFSGMVSGPGWPTSVKAVPFGDLSGDRCNDVLVRLANGSLRAYKPGCGKALTTSTAYTSLGTGWNQYDVLTSPGDVTGDRRADLIVRNSSTGTVYLYKATSAGKLSARVKLYANWKTYKKIVGAGDLNGDGYGDLLAQDKSNVLWRYNGTGTGGFKSRVKVASGWGASYNVVVGVGDITGDGKADLVARDTSGYLWRQSGNGKGGFAARVKIASGWKAYKGLF